A portion of the Hylaeus volcanicus isolate JK05 unplaced genomic scaffold, UHH_iyHylVolc1.0_haploid 12237, whole genome shotgun sequence genome contains these proteins:
- the LOC128884393 gene encoding uncharacterized protein LOC128884393 — MNRKFNRRIFEEDFDDTSDERSESQESNECYRKKPTIKPKVVPEKCKNICSTTKQGSTIKHVFHSLLTRKEEEKPIDIKKKTLTESEALLTKIQKINLSKNTEYIEPNRKNLCELIRERETCLEPLGLVVIGEVDSGKSTLIGQFLCQMGVIKSKHVEQLRQLAPKSVKAGDVYSWICDELEEERQRGMTLYVTTKTFDTESRHITLLDTPGHQELRQRMLKAAIIADVAVIVFPLKNSDSQVVIHSELERHIQLIYFLGIQSFIVVINKFDKVDWNEALYHAVVAAFKMLFKKLNIHLTHCQLIFVPVSALHRLNLVETPKNDDSLQDKVNWLQEGQIPTLLQAMNRISIVASKESQLQCENALIFSVMEAYQVNRNTHVSGRILQGSLTPKTCVTVLPLDVETTVLDMKNNEQVITVASSCCFVNSVALNTINVLPGSLLCHGQHNVLIADSFLVHLSVLNTDTAILPGFTCTLNLHLAEHVATIISLNVLLLRHNKQQNVANPRYLLAKDQAIVSVQCDEKDHQ, encoded by the exons atgaatagaaaatttaatcgtcGCATTTTTGAAG AGGACTTTGACGACACCTCTGATGAGCGTTCTGAATCTCAGGAGTCAAATGAATGCTATCGAAAAAAACCT ACGATCAAACCAAAAGTGGTAcctgaaaaatgtaaaaatatttgctcaACAACAAAACAAGGCTCTACAATAAAGCATGTTTTTCACTCTCTTTTGACAcgcaaagaagaagaaaaacctATTGATATAAAGAAGAAGACTCTTACTGAGTCAGAAGCTTTgctaacaaaaattcaaaaaatcaaTCTTTCAAAAAACACGGAATATATTGAACCTAATCGTAAAAATCTGTGTGAACTAATTAGAGAACGCGAAACTTGCTTAGAACCTCTTGGTCTTGTTGTTATTGGTGAGGTCGATTCGG gAAAATCTACCCTTATTGGTCAGTTTTTATGTCAAATGGGTGTTATTAAATCAAAACACGTCGAACA ACTACGCCAATTAGCACCAAAAAGTGTGAAAGCAGGCGATGTGTATTCCTGGATTTGTGATGAGCTAGAAGAAGAACGACAAAGGGGTATGACTCTGTATGTGACGacaaaaacttttgacacgGAATCTCGTCACATTACTCTTCTTGATACTCCTGGGCATCAAGAATTAAGACAACGCATGCTTAAGGCAGCCAT TATTGCAGATGTCGCAGTGAttgtttttcctttaaaaaatagcGATTCACAAGTCGTGATTCACTCTGAACTTGAGCGGCACATTCAA ttaatttattttttaggaattcaatcttttattgtggtgattaataaatttgataaagtCGACTGGAATGAGGCGTTGTATCATGCTGTGGTTGCAGCCTTtaaaatgttgtttaaaaaattaaacattcacCTGACGCATTGTCAACTAATATTT gTACCAGTAAGTGCTTTGCACCGTTTGAATCTTGTCGAAACGCCTAAGAATGATG atagTCTTCAGGACAAAGTAAACTGGTTACAAGAAGGGCAAATTCCTACTTTGTTACAAGCCATGAATCGTATTTCGATTGTCGCGTCAAAGGAAAGCCAATTGCAGTGTGAAAACGCCTTAATTTTCAGTGTCATGGAGGCTTATCAAGTAAACCGAAACACCCACGTTAGTGGGAGAATATTACAAG GAAGTCTGACGCCCAAAACTTGTGTTACCGTTCTTCCACTTGATGTTGAAACGACCGTATTAG ATATGAAGAATAACGAACAAGTGATCACCGTCGCTTCTTCCTGTTGTTTTGTGAACAGTGTTGCATTAAATACTATAAACGTTTTACCAGGGTCTTTACTATGTCATGGACAACATAACGTTCTTATTGCCGATTCTTTTCTTGTTCACTTAAGTGTTCTCAACACGGACACGGCTATTTTACCAGGTTTTACTTGTACCCTTAATCTTCATTTAGCGGAACATGTTGCGACTATCATTTCGTTAAATGTTCTATTATTACGTCATAATAAACAGCAAAATGTAGCTAATCCACG GTATCTTTTAGCAAAAGACCAAGCTATTGTGTCTGTTCAATGCGACGAGAAG GATCACCAATAG